In Anaerostipes hadrus ATCC 29173 = JCM 17467, a single genomic region encodes these proteins:
- the uvrC gene encoding excinuclease ABC subunit UvrC, whose translation MFDIQQELKKLPAKPGVYLMHNSKDEIIYVGKAIKLCNRVRQYFQDSRNLSVKIQHMVKNVAYFEYIITDSELEALVLENNLIKEHHPKYNTKLKDDKGYPYIKVTVNEEFPRIMLARKMKADGGKYFGPYTSAGAVNDTIELLRKIFKIRTCNRRLPKDTGKDRPCLYYQIKQCDAPCQGYISKEEYAKQIEETIKFLNGNYKQVAKMLQGKMQKASDELEFEQAMEYRDLLKSIERIMDRQKINTYAFEDRDIIAMAQDDKDVVVSIFFIRQGKLLGREHFHMEADEESSKEEVLGAFVKQFYAGTPYLPGEIFLEQDISEKEIIEEWLSKKRGAKVHFKIPVRGQKHKMVEMAKENAQNVLRMDREKIKREERRTIGAVHEIEELLGMEGLNRMEAFDISNISGFQTVASMVVFERGKARRRDYRKFRLRTIEGPDDYASMEEVLTRRFLHGKKELEELKEQGKDTTLGSFTKFPDILMMDGGKGQVNVALRVLDHLGLDIPVCGMVKDDDHRTRGLYYNNEEIIFAPNSEAFLLVTRIQDEAHRFAIEYHRSLRAKGQVHSVLDDIKGVGPKRRKELMKYFKDLGQIKTATVTELLNVPGMNQSTAESIYGFFHDSKQ comes from the coding sequence ATGTTTGACATTCAGCAGGAATTAAAGAAGCTTCCGGCAAAGCCTGGAGTTTATTTGATGCATAATAGCAAAGATGAGATCATTTATGTTGGAAAAGCGATCAAGTTATGTAATCGTGTGCGTCAGTATTTTCAAGACAGCCGGAATCTGTCTGTGAAGATTCAGCATATGGTAAAGAATGTTGCTTATTTTGAATATATCATCACGGATTCAGAACTGGAAGCTTTAGTGCTTGAGAACAATCTGATCAAAGAGCATCATCCAAAATATAATACAAAACTGAAAGATGACAAAGGCTATCCTTACATTAAAGTAACGGTCAATGAAGAATTTCCAAGAATCATGCTGGCAAGGAAGATGAAAGCAGATGGAGGAAAGTATTTCGGACCTTATACGAGTGCAGGAGCAGTAAATGATACGATCGAGCTGCTTCGCAAGATCTTTAAGATCCGTACTTGTAACCGAAGACTTCCAAAAGATACAGGGAAGGACAGGCCTTGTCTGTACTATCAGATCAAGCAGTGTGATGCACCATGCCAAGGATATATATCCAAGGAAGAATATGCAAAACAGATCGAAGAAACAATCAAGTTTCTAAATGGAAATTATAAACAGGTTGCAAAAATGCTTCAGGGGAAAATGCAAAAAGCATCGGATGAACTGGAATTTGAACAGGCGATGGAATACAGGGATCTGCTGAAGAGTATTGAGCGGATCATGGACCGTCAGAAAATCAATACGTATGCGTTTGAGGACCGTGACATTATTGCAATGGCACAGGATGACAAGGATGTTGTTGTATCTATTTTCTTTATCCGCCAAGGAAAGCTTCTTGGAAGAGAACATTTTCATATGGAAGCAGACGAGGAAAGTTCAAAGGAAGAAGTTTTAGGAGCTTTTGTTAAACAGTTTTATGCGGGGACACCTTATCTTCCAGGGGAAATCTTTCTGGAACAGGATATTTCAGAAAAGGAGATCATTGAAGAATGGTTGTCAAAGAAACGAGGAGCAAAAGTACATTTTAAGATACCAGTGCGTGGGCAAAAACACAAGATGGTAGAGATGGCAAAGGAAAATGCCCAGAATGTATTAAGAATGGATCGTGAAAAGATCAAACGGGAAGAAAGAAGGACGATCGGGGCAGTTCATGAGATTGAAGAATTGCTCGGGATGGAAGGTTTGAATCGAATGGAGGCATTTGATATTTCTAATATCAGTGGATTTCAGACCGTAGCATCCATGGTCGTATTTGAAAGAGGAAAAGCAAGAAGAAGAGATTATCGCAAGTTCCGTTTAAGAACCATTGAAGGTCCGGATGACTATGCCAGTATGGAAGAAGTTTTGACCAGAAGATTTCTTCATGGAAAGAAAGAGCTAGAAGAACTGAAAGAACAAGGAAAAGACACTACACTTGGCAGTTTTACAAAATTTCCGGATATTCTGATGATGGATGGAGGAAAAGGACAGGTCAATGTTGCACTTCGTGTGCTGGATCATTTGGGACTTGATATTCCAGTATGTGGAATGGTCAAAGATGATGATCATAGAACGAGAGGCTTGTATTATAACAACGAGGAAATCATATTTGCGCCAAACAGCGAAGCATTTTTACTTGTGACGAGGATACAGGATGAAGCCCATCGTTTTGCGATCGAATATCACAGGTCATTGCGTGCAAAAGGGCAAGTACATTCTGTTCTTGATGACATCAAAGGCGTTGGACCAAAGAGACGAAAAGAATTAATGAAGTATTTTAAAGATCTTGGACAAATCAAGACAGCAACAGTTACGGAACTTTTAAATGTTCCTGGCATGAATCAAAGTACTGCAGAGTCTATTTATGGGTTTTTTCACG